A DNA window from Brassica napus cultivar Da-Ae chromosome C1, Da-Ae, whole genome shotgun sequence contains the following coding sequences:
- the LOC106381182 gene encoding uncharacterized protein LOC106381182: MEQPPDRTKRPWRFSTFVYSSSILFLLLSILILFFTTTDLYKSQTLRFTFTTNRIYTYLQSLFSNSNSKSETPNTSHCVLWMAPFLSSGGYSSEAWSYILSLHHNLKPSKFRITIEHHGDLQSIEFWNGLATETKELAIEMHRTECRPNETIVVCHSEPGAWYPPLFETLPCPPYGYYGDFMAVIGRTMFETDRVNHEHVERCNKMDRVWVPTEFHVASFVKSGVDSSKVVKIVQPVDVEVFDPLKYEPLDLVEIGDLVLGSGVRGLGLGFVFLSVFKWEQRKGWDVLLKAYLREFSGEDNVALFLLTNAYHSDRDFGNKIVDFVKELNFKEGGDGYPFVYVIDKHIAQVDLPRLYKAADAFVLPTRGEGWGRPIVEAMAMSLPVIATNWSGPTEYLTEENGYPLVVEEMSEVKEGPFEGHQWAEPSVDKLRVLMRRVMSEPDEAKVKGRRGREDMVKKFAPEVVSKVVADQIERIFEEKIRR, encoded by the coding sequence ATGGAGCAACCACCAGATCGAACGAAGCGACCATGGAGATTCTCGACGTTCGTCTACTCTTCTTCGATCTTATTCCTTCTCCTTTCTATACTCATACTCTTCTTCACCACGACCGATCTCTACAAATCCCAAACTCTGAGATTCACCTTCACCACGAATCGCATCTACACTTATCTTCAATCTCTCTTCTCCAATTCCAATTCCAAATCCGAAACTCCAAACACATCGCACTGCGTGTTATGGATGGCTCCTTTCCTCTCGAGCGGTGGCTACAGCTCCGAAGCGTGGTCCTACATCTTATCACTCCACCACAATCTCAAACCCTCTAAGTTTCGAATCACAATCGAGCACCACGGCGATCTCCAATCAATCGAGTTCTGGAACGGTTTAGCCACAGAGACGAAAGAGCTCGCGATCGAAATGCACAGAACAGAGTGTAGACCCAACGAGACGATCGTCGTCTGCCACAGCGAGCCTGGTGCATGGTATCCACCCTTGTTTGAGACTCTTCCTTGTCCTCCTTACGGTTACTACGGAGACTTTATGGCTGTGATTGGTAGAACAATGTTTGAGACTGATAGAGTCAATCACGAGCACGTGGAGCGATGTAACAAAATGGATCGTGTTTGGGTTCCTACTGAGTTTCATGTAGCGTCGTTTGTGAAAAGTGGTGTTGATTCTTCAAAGGTTGTTAAGATTGTGCAGCCTGTTGATGTTGAAGTGTTTGATCCTTTAAAGTATGAGCCTTTGGATTTGGTGGAGATTGGGGATTTGGTTTTGGGTTCTGGAGTtaggggtttgggtttagggtttgtgttcttgagtgtgTTTAAGTGGGAGCAGAGGAAAGGTTGGGATGTGTTGTTGAAAGCTTACTTGAGAGAGTTCTCTGGTGAAGACAATGTTGCTCTGTTTCTGTTGACTAACGCTTATCATTCAGATAGAGACTTCGGGAACAAGATTGTTGATTTTGTGAAAGAGTTGAATTTTAAAGAGGGGGGAGATGGTTACCCTTTTGTTTATGTGATTGATAAACACATAGCTCAAGTCGATTTGCCTCGGTTGTACAAAGCGGCTGATGCGTTTGTGTTGCCCACGAGAGGAGAAGGATGGGGACGGCCGATAGTGGAGGCAATGGCGATGTCTTTGCCTGTGATTGCAACGAACTGGTCTGGGCCCACAGAGTATCTGACGGAAGAGAATGGTTACCCGTTGGTGGTTGAGGAGATGAGTGAAGTGAAGGAAGGTCCTTTTGAAGGGCATCAATGGGCAGAGCCGTCTGTGGATAAGCTTAGGGTACTGATGAGGCGGGTAATGAGTGAACCT